The sequence below is a genomic window from Macaca fascicularis isolate 582-1 chromosome 3, T2T-MFA8v1.1.
GAATCCTGAAGTGGGGCTTCTAGGTCAACCCAGAGCCTAGAGGAAGGGGGTGCAAGGCCGTGAGGGCAGTGTTTCTGTAGGGAAATTTCACGGTGACAGCAGCCTTCCAGGAAGGGCCCACAGTACCCAGGAGGACAAGTTAGGGTCTGGAGAAACTGAGACTGGGAGCTAATTCCAGCCAGCCTCTGTGGCAGCAGCGCAACAGGTGAGAGCTACAGTCTCCCAGAGACTTCGCACACAGCACACGGGAAGACGGAGTTGTGGTCACCAtgtctcccagccctgcaggaggCTCGCAGCTACAAGCACAGGATTTTACAGCTGCTTAGGGAACGGGGTTATGAGGTGAAGACCCTGACCCACCTTCCTTGAGAAAGGAAAAGGCATCTCCCTAAGATGGACCCCTCCCCGAGGTCCCCTCTGAGTAGCCTTGAGTGAACAAGAGAGCTGAATGGGGCACAAAGAAGGCCGGGCAGGACTGGGCACCTCCACCTCACCCCTAAAGCCATCAGTCTGCAGCCTAGTCACACCTGAATCACTCTACATTGCATAAAACTTTAAATGTGCTGGTGTCGTTAGCCTGTCTTTCATTTAACAAGAAGAGCAGCTAACATTTCTCATGCATTTCCTATATGGCAGACATTGTTACAAACACTTTATATGTACTGTTTATTGGTTTATATCCACAACCCTAGGAGCTAAGCactgttgttgttattttcattttataactaAGAACATGAAGGCCCAGAGAGTTTAAGCAGCGTGCCCGAGGCCACACAGCAAGTCCTAGTGGCATGGGTTACTGGGACTCGACTCgggcagcctgactccagagcctaCCTTTGAATTTCTACACTAAATTTCAAAATCTATCTACCTAAAAGGAATTTGTTGTGTCAGAAATGTAGTTTTGCTGTTAATACAGGCATCTGCTTCTCCAGGACACAAGAAGCACCTGGGGGCATGGGCAGGGGCCCAGCCTGCCCTCTGTGACTCACGGCGCCCCTGGCTGAGATAATGCACAAAAACAAGGGCATTCCCCTGAGTAAGGAAGGCCGCAGGACTGGAGGATGTTTACAGAGTGAGGAGAGGGTAGAAATAAAATGGCTGAATGCAGACAGACGCCCGACAGCACTGGGGACTATGCATGGGACCCCAGCTGCCCCAGGACAGCCTCCAGCTTGGGGCAGGGCAAGGGGAGGAAGCTCAGTCCATAGGAAAATTCCATGGCCCTAACCTGAGGGAAGCCCATTTCTGCCCATAAGACAACTAAGTTCATCTCCTCTACTGCATTCCAGAGCAATGGAGCGAGAGACGCCCGCCCTGGGCTGGGCCGTGGCTGCCATCCTGATGCTGCAGATGGCCATGGCGGAGCCCTCCCTGGGAACTCTGCACAGGAAGGCGGGGGTGTTTTCAGACCTGAGCAACCAAGAGCTGAAAGCAGTGCACAGCTTCCTCTGGTCCAAGAAGGAGCTGAGGCTGCAGCCCTCTAGGGCCCCCACCATGACCAAGAACACTGTGTTTCTCATCGAGATGCTGCTGCCCAAGAAGCACCATGTGCTGAGGTTTCTGGATAAAGGCGAAAGGCAGCCTGTGCGGGAAGCCCGTGCCGTCATCTTCTTTGGTGACCAGGAGCACCCAAATATCACTGAGTTTGCTGTGGGGCCCCTGCCAGGGCCCCGCTACCTGCGAGCACTGTCCCCCAGGCCTGGGCACCAGTCCTCCTGGGCATCGAGGCCCGTCTCCACAGCAGAGTATGCCCTCCTCAGCCACACCCTGCAGGAAGCCACCAAGCCCCTGCATCAGTTCTTCCTCAATACCACAGGCTTCTCATTCCAAGACTGCCATGACAGATGCCTGGCCTTCACCGACGTGGCCCCCCGGGGCATGGCTTCTGGCCAGCGCCGCAGTTGGCTCATCATACAGCGCTATGTAGAAGGCTACTTTCTGCACCCCACTGGGCTGGAGCTCCTCGTGGATCATGGGAGCACAGATGCCCGGCACTGGGCCGTGGAGCAGGTGTGGTACAACGGGAAGTTCTATGGGAGCCCAGAGGAACTGGCTCGGAAGTATGCAGATGGAGAGGTGGACGTGGTGGTCCTGGAGGACCCACTGCCTAGGGGCAAGGGGCATGAGAGCACAGAGGAGCCGCCCCTCTTCTCCTCCTACAAGCCCCGCGGGGACTTCCCCAGCCCCATCCATGTGAGCGGCCCCCGCTTTGTCCAGCCCCACGGCCCTCGcttcaggctggagggcaatgctGTGCTCTATGGGGGTTGGAGCTTTGCCTTCCGGCTGCGCTCCTCCTCCGGGCTGCAGGTCCTGAACGTGCAGTTTGGTGGAGAGCGCATTGCCTATGAGGTCAGCGTGCAAGAGGCAGTGGCCCTGTATGGAGGACACACACCTGCAGGCATGCAGACCAAGTACCTCGATGTGGGCTATGGCCTGGGCAGCCTCACTCATGAGTTAGCCCCCGGCATCGACTGCCCGGAGACTGCCACCTACCTGGACACCTTCCACTACTACGACAGCGATGACCCGGTCCATTATCCCCAAGCCCTCTGCCTCTTTGAAATGCCCACAGGGGTGCCCCTTCGGCGGCACTTTAATTCCAACTTTAAAGGTGGCTTCAACTTCTATGCCGGGCTGAAGGGCCAGGCGCTGGTGCTGCGGACAACTTCAACTGTCTACAATTATGATTACATTTGGGACTTCATCTTCTACCCCAACGGGGTGATGGAGGCCAAGATGCATGCCACTGGCTACGTCTACGCCACCTTCTACACTCCTGAGGGGCTGCGCCACGGCACTCGCCTGCACACCCACCTGATTGGCAACATACACACTCACTTGGTGCACTACCGCGTTGACCTGGATGTAGCAGGTAGGACTCAAAGCAAGACTCTCCCGTTCGAGCGTCTGCATCCAACCAATAACTTAAACTCCCAGGAGACGACACTGTAACTCCCTGGTGGTGGAAAGTTAGGAGCATTTGCCAAGCCTGCTTCTGTAAAACCTAAAGCTAGAAATGTGTGTGTCCCTGAAAAATGGTGAAAGCAAACACTGCCGAGGGTTGCCCTAGATGCAACAGTGTGGACCCTGTTCTGACCCTGGGGACTGTGAGTGGGGCAAGGGAGGGGACAGTGCCTAGGAGGGTAAGAAATGTCACTGTCTAGTGCTCTGAGATGGAATGTAGTGTCATCTGGGAATACTCAGGGTGTCTCCCGGATGATGTCACCATAAAAGAACGGCATGGGTAGAATGACTGATGCCACCAGACCCAACAAGGCCACCAGGACCAGACAGGCAGCTCCTACCCCTCAGCCCCAGCCACCTCTCTGGACAGAGCCTCACATGCCTGGAGAAAAATGGGTGCCCCTTCTCTGGGATTGCAGCCACAGCAGATGGGCGTGAGCACAGCTCTTGAGAGGAACTTCCCAGAGTGGTAATGGAATCACCACAGCTGCCCAGGGCATCCCCCAACATCCGGGTTATTCTAGACAGTTGGCTGTTGGATGTGGTGGAGGATGGAGATCCTGGGGCAGAATGAGGAGGTTTCAGTTCCGGCAGCTTGATTCTCATTCTCCTTCTCCCTGCATACCTCCAGGCACCAAGAACAGCTTCCAGACACTGCAGATGAAGCTAGAAAATATCACCAACCCCTGGAGCCCGAGACACCGCGTTGTCCAGCCGACCGTGGAGCAGACGCGGTACTCCCGGGAGCGCCAGGCAGCCTTCCGCTTCAAAAGGAAGCTGCCCCGGTACCTGCTCTTTACCAGCCCCCAGGAGAACCCCTGGGGCCACAAGCGCAGCTACCGCCTGCAGATCCACTCCATGGCTGACCAGGTGCTGCCCCCAGGCTGGCAGGAGGAGCAGGCCATCACCTGGGCAAGGTGAGGAAGACCcagggggcctgggggagggtcAGGGGCTCCCctcagtgtgtgtgtctgtgtctgtctgtgtttgtgtctatGGGGTTCTGAGTCTATGTGGTTTTGTATCTGGACACacatgtgtgttgtgtatgtatgtgtatatctgtgtgtgcaACTGACCCTGAACAATGTGGGGGTTAGGGGTGCCAACCCCCAAATGCAGTAAAAAAGCCAAGCATAACTATGACTTCACCACAACATAACTAcgaatagcctactgttgaccagaagccttaccactTACATAAACATTCCatgaacacatattttatatgttctaTGTGTTAGATACTgtgttcttacaataaagtaagctagagaaaagaaaatgttattaataaaatcctggccaggcgtagtggctcacgcctgtaatcccagcactttgggaggccgagacggaaggatcacaagatcaggagatcaagaccatcctggctaacacggtgaattctcgtctctactaaaaatacaaaaaattagctgggcatggtggcgggcgcctgtggtcccagctactcgggaggctaaggcaggagaatggtgggaacccaggaggcggagcttgcagtgagccgagatcgcgccactgcactccagcctgggcgacaaagcgagactccatctcaaaaaaaaaaaaaaaaaaaatcctaaggaaaagaaaatatatctacGATCCATTAAGTGGGAGTGGCTCATCCCAAAGGTCTTTATCCTCGTCACCTTCACTTCGagtgggctgaggaggaggaggaggggctggatTTGCTGTCTCACGGTGGCAGGGGTGGAAGAAACTCCAAGTGAAAGTGGAcctgtggctgggcgtggtggctcacgcctgtaatcccagcactttgggaggcggaggcgggcatatcacctgaagtcaggagttccagaccagcctggccaacacggcgaaacactgtctctactaaagatacaaaaattagctggatgtggtggcgggcacctgtattctcagctagtcgggaggctgaggcaggagaatcacttgaacccgggaggtggaggttgcagtgagccaagatcgcgttactgcactccagcctgggcgacagagcaaaactccatctcaaaaaaaaaacaaaaaatggaagaaagaaagaaggtggACCCGTGCAGCTCACACCTGTGTTGTGCAAGGGTTGCCTGCTCTTCTGGGCCTGTGTTTGTGTAtttggggaggagggcagggagaaCTCCTGACAATCACCTGAACCTCGGTTAACAGCAGCCCGTCCTGCCGACTCCCAGGAGAGATGATCTCTCATCTTCCTCTATTTTGACCCTGAAGCTGTTCCCTGGGTGGGGCTAAGGGGGGCCAGCCCAGGCCCCTGAGCCAAGCTGCTTCACCTCTGCCTGGCAGGTACCCCCTGGCAGTGACCAAGTACCGGGAGTCAGAGCTGTGCAGCAGCAGCATCTACCACCAGAACGACCCCTGGGACCCGCCCGTGGTCTTTGAGAAGTTTCTTCACAACAATGAGAACATTGAAAATGAGGTACtgccctgtccccagccctgcccagtgctgGCCATGCCTCCTTCCAGCTCAGCCCAGGACCATCTTCATCACCATCAGGGAGTCCCAACCACCCTCTGCCCAGATCTGTCCCCAGTTGCAGGAGCTGTGCCTTGCTGTGTGGACGGCAAGTTCAGAGGTCACAACCGAGCTGtccatctctttaaaaagggGCTGGAGAGGAATTCAGCAAGTTTGCAGGCAGAACTGCAAATGATCAAAGGCTAGAGTGGCCTCCAGTGGTCAGTACTCAGCCCTGCCCACTGCAGCCCACCCTGTCTTCTGCAGGACCTGGTGGCCTGGGTGACGGTGGGCTTCCTGCACATCCCCCACTCAGAGGACATTCCCAACACAGCCACACCTGGGAACTCCGTGGGCTTCCTGCTCCGGCCATTCAACTTCTTCCCAGAGGACCCCTCCCTGGCATCCAGAGACACTGTGATCGTGTGGCCTCGGGACAACGGCCCCAACCACGTCCAGCGCTGGATCCCTGAGGACAGGGACTGCTCGATGCCTCCCCCTTTTAGCTACAATGGGACCTACAGACCCGTGTGACCAGCCCCTGCCCCCAGTTCCTCCCAAGAAGCCCAGGAGCCTCACTGGGGCAGACAATAAACCCTCAGAGCTTCACTCTGTGTGCTGCTTCTTGTGGGGAGGCACAGGGCCATGTGtgtaggacacacacacacagacgtgcacGCACTCACACAGACGTGCACACACTCGCAtagatgtgcacacacacgtgcacactcgcACAGACGTGCACACACTCGCacagatgtgcacacacacgtgcacactcgcacagacatgcacacactcacacagatgtgcacacacacagacatgcacactcgcacagatatgcacacacacagacatgtacacaCTCACATAGATGTGCACACATGGCATGCACTTTATTCACACTGGTCTACTGCAGCCCAGAAAAGCCAGCGTTACTAATAAAAAGGAAGCTCGCTGAAATCCTGTACCCGTCAGTTTGGTTTTTCTAAAATCTgagactggccaggcatggtggctcacgcttgtaatcccagcactttgggagcctgaggcggaaggatgggaggatcacttgagcccaggagttcaagaccagtctgagcaacgtggctaaaccccatctctcctaaaaaatacaaaaaattagccaggcagggtggcatacgcctgtagtcccgggaCAGAGGGGGTtgggtgggaagatctcttgagccgaggagccga
It includes:
- the AOC1 gene encoding diamine oxidase [copper-containing], which produces MERETPALGWAVAAILMLQMAMAEPSLGTLHRKAGVFSDLSNQELKAVHSFLWSKKELRLQPSRAPTMTKNTVFLIEMLLPKKHHVLRFLDKGERQPVREARAVIFFGDQEHPNITEFAVGPLPGPRYLRALSPRPGHQSSWASRPVSTAEYALLSHTLQEATKPLHQFFLNTTGFSFQDCHDRCLAFTDVAPRGMASGQRRSWLIIQRYVEGYFLHPTGLELLVDHGSTDARHWAVEQVWYNGKFYGSPEELARKYADGEVDVVVLEDPLPRGKGHESTEEPPLFSSYKPRGDFPSPIHVSGPRFVQPHGPRFRLEGNAVLYGGWSFAFRLRSSSGLQVLNVQFGGERIAYEVSVQEAVALYGGHTPAGMQTKYLDVGYGLGSLTHELAPGIDCPETATYLDTFHYYDSDDPVHYPQALCLFEMPTGVPLRRHFNSNFKGGFNFYAGLKGQALVLRTTSTVYNYDYIWDFIFYPNGVMEAKMHATGYVYATFYTPEGLRHGTRLHTHLIGNIHTHLVHYRVDLDVAGTKNSFQTLQMKLENITNPWSPRHRVVQPTVEQTRYSRERQAAFRFKRKLPRYLLFTSPQENPWGHKRSYRLQIHSMADQVLPPGWQEEQAITWARYPLAVTKYRESELCSSSIYHQNDPWDPPVVFEKFLHNNENIENEDLVAWVTVGFLHIPHSEDIPNTATPGNSVGFLLRPFNFFPEDPSLASRDTVIVWPRDNGPNHVQRWIPEDRDCSMPPPFSYNGTYRPV